A region from the Rosa rugosa chromosome 6, drRosRugo1.1, whole genome shotgun sequence genome encodes:
- the LOC133717131 gene encoding vacuolar protein sorting-associated protein 24 homolog 1-like — translation MKKFKSMLKPKPNPTEQLKDWQRRLRQESRNIERQIRDLEREEKVVQKAIREAAKRNDMGSAKSLAREILGSRKAVSRLQENKAQLNSIAMHLGESVALARTVGHLSKSTEVMKLVNELTKSPEMAVTMQEFTKEITKAGLIEEVVNDTLDTALDSEDIEEETEEEVEKVLSQIAGETAAQLPEAVRKERIKLPAQGASGSREEEAIAEGSDDEEELEVLRARLAQVRS, via the exons ATGAAGAAATTCAAGAGCATGTTGAAGCCGAAGCCAAACCCAACAGAGCAACTCAAGGATTGGCAGAGACGACTTCGCCAGGAGAGCCGCAACATTGAGCGCCAAATCAGAG ATcttgagagagaagagaaggtggTACAGAAAGCTATTAGAGAAGCTGCAAAGAGAAATGACATGGGCTCAGCAAAG TCACTTGCAAGGGAGATTTTGGGGTCGAGGAAAGCTGTAAGTCGCCTTCAGGAGAATAAAGCCCAACTGAATTCGATTGCGATGCACCTGGGAGAAAGTGTTG CACTTGCCCGTACTGTGGGTCATCTATCGAAGAGTACAGAGGTCATGAAGCTTGTTAATGAACTCACGAAATCTCCAGAAATGGCTGTCACAATGCAAGAATTTACCAAAGAAATAACCAAG GCTGGGCTGATTGAAGAAGTTGTAAACGATACTCTTGATACAGCATTAGATTCGGAAGATATAGAAGAGGAAACTGAGGAAGAAGTTGAGAAGGTTCTGAGTCAAATAGCTGGTGAGACGGCTGCCCAGCTTCCTGAAGCTGTCAGGAAAGAGAGGATCAAGTTACCTGCCCAGGGAGCTAGTGGTTCACGAGAA GAAGAAGCTATAGCAGAAGGTTCAGATGACGAGGAAGAATTGGAAGTGTTGAGAGCGCGGCTTGCTCAAGTCAGATCATAA